In Humulus lupulus chromosome 6, drHumLupu1.1, whole genome shotgun sequence, a single genomic region encodes these proteins:
- the LOC133784773 gene encoding receptor-like protein EIX2 codes for MRIMRIIVLVVWLLFLLTTAAHVRCDDGDRGSQCIEKEKEALLSFKRVADPGNLLPWATDSSNQNFCNWEEITCDGQTNHVVAIDYAGYRGELGCEIGCSLVELHYLNYLSLSRNDFTRIPKCIGSFKLLTLLDLSGNPISGVIPSELGNLTKLQYLVLSYNDSIYVASLEWLSRLTSLKTFALLEANFTKAGLQSFRVPPFLSDFNIIDGLFPDSIRGKKSLSKVDLSGNIAELENGVLKSLGNLSSMHFLDLSENNLSGTLHNVLENLACSAKNSFETLSLNDNQLSGSILEDAENTFPYLKVLDLAYNRLEGTFPSHLSQFPSLETLHLYDNQLTGPLPDLSSMLNLTYFYASNNRFNGTSTESIIGGLSHLEFLDVSSNSLVGVISEVNLIKYPKLESLSFSYNSDLRLKFNSNWVPPFQLKTILLASCKLGPQFPVGYKLNHNSSILTFQIMIFLVLFPIGADTTVVDLSFNQFHGSIPSSLSNASNLNLSHNNFTSCSFFLCEAKDAATVILDMSNNQLFGSLLDCWGNFNSNLNILKLDYNDFSREIPSSIGSLTNIQFLQLGNNNFSGALPSTLENCTNLRALDFGWNSLEGTIPPWIGTKIGVNFTTMVHSVYTGTKIGVSFTIMVHSVYTGTKIESPSLSSKIIWKGVEYKYQSILGLLRLVDLSSNKLTGEIPAELTGLVELTQLNLSRNELSGDIPENIGNLGKLDSLDLSHNKLSGKIPKSLAELSPLDHLDLSNNQLSGKIPTNNQLQSFNASAYTLNHGLYGPPLTDWHESGTSPNGFLASTHDQEDETWFNLSWFYKGIGVGFTIGFCGVCINFVIINYYWRNSYFMFMA; via the exons ATGAGGATTATGAGAATAATAGTATTAGTAGTGTGGCTTCTTTTCTTGCTTACCACCGCTGCTCATGTACGGTGTGATGATGGTGATCGAGGCAGTCAGTGCATAGAGAAGGAGAAAGAGGCTCTCCTCAGCTTTAAGAGAGTTGCTGATCCAGGTAACCTTCTCCCTTGGGCAACTGATAGTTCCAACCAAAACTTTTGTAACTGGGAAGAAATCACTTGTGATGGCCAAACCAATCATGTCGTTGCTATTGATTATGCTGGTTATAGGGGAGAACTAGGTTGTGAGATTGGTTGCTCCTTGGTTGAGCTGCACTACTTGAATTACTTGAGTCTATCTCGCAATGACTTTACTCGAATTCCCAAGTGTATTGGTTCTTTCAAACTTCTCACCCTTCTTGACCTTTCAGGTAATCCAATTAGTGGTGTTATTCCCTCTGAGCTTGGAAATCTTACCAAATTGCAGTATCTTGTTCTTTCTTATAATGATAGTATATATGTTGCTAGTCTTGAGTGGCTCTCTCGTCTCACTTCTTTGAAGACCTTTGCATTGCTTGAGGCCAATTTTACTAAAGCAGGGCTTCAATCATTTAGAGTGCCACCTTTCTTATCAGACTT TAACATCATAGATGGTTTATTTCCAGATTCCATTAGAGGAAAAAAATCTTTGTCAAAAGTTGATTTGTCTGGAAACATAGCTGAACTTGAAAATGGAGTACTAAAGTCCTTGGGGAATCTTTCCAGCATGCACTTCTTAGATTTATCTGAAAACAACCTTAGTGGTACCTTACATAATGTTTTAGAAAATCTAGCATGTTCTGCCAAGAATTCATTTGAGACTTTATCTTTAAATGACAACCAACTTAGTGGGTCAATTCTTGAGGATGCTGAAAACACATTCCCATATCTGAAAGTGCTAGATCTTGCTTATAATCGGTTGGAAGGTACTTTTCCTAGCCACTTGAGTCAATTTCCAAGTCTTGAAACATTGCATTTGTATGACAACCAACTCACAGGACCATTACCTGATCTTTCATCAATGCTAAACTTGACATATTTTTATGCAAGTAACAATAGGTTTAATGGTACTTCAACTGAGAGTATTATTGGTGGCCTTTCTCATCTTGAGTTTTTAGATGTCTCTTCAAACTCTCTAGTTGGGGTTATCTccgaagtgaacctaattaagtaTCCCAAATTGGAGAGTCTATCTTTTTCCTATAACTCAGATTTGAGATTGAAATTCAACTCCAATTGGGTTCCTCCATTTCAATTGAAAACCATATTACTCGCATCTTGCAAGTTAGGTCCACAATTTCCAGTTGGCTACAAACTCAATCACAACTCATCGATCTTGACATTTCAGATAATGATATTTCTAGTGTTGTTCCCAATTG GTGCTGATACTACAGTAGTTGATTTGAGTTTCAATCAATTCCATGGTTCTATTCCATCTTCTCTCTCCAATGCATCCAATTTAAATCTCTCCCATAATAATTTCACTAGTTGCAGCTTCTTTCTATGTGAAGCAAAAGATGCGGCAACAGTAATTCTTGACATGTCCAATAATCAATTATTCGGAAGCCTTCTTGATTGTTGGGGGAATTTCAACAGCAATCTAAATATTCTGAAGTTAGATTACAATGACTTCTCAAGAGAGATCCCAAGTTCCATTGGAAGTTTGACAAATATTCAATTTCTACAATTGGGGAACAATAACTTTTCAGGAGCTTTGCCTTCTACATTGGAGAACTGTACTAATCTGCGAGCTTTGGATTTTGGATGGAATAGTTTGGAAGGAACAATACCGCCATGGATTG GTACCAAGATTGGGGTGAATTTCACAACAATGGTCCACTCAGTTTATACAGGTACCAAGATTGGGGTGAGTTTCACAATAATGGTCCACTCAGTTTATACAGGTACCAAGATAGAATCTCCAAGTCTTTCATCAAAAATTATTTGGAAAGGAGTAGAATATAAATATCAAAGTATTCTTGGTTTGTTAAGACTTGTTGATCTATCGAGTAATAAATTGACTGGAGAGATTCCAGCTGAACTGACGGGTCTTGTGGAATTGACTCAGTTAAACCTATCACGGAACGAGTTGAGTGGAGACATTCCTGAAAATATTGGGAACTTGGGAAAGTTGGACTCTTTGGACTTGTCTCATAACAAGCTTTCTGGTAAAATTCCCAAAAGCTTGGCGGAATTATCTCCTCTGGATCATTTGGATTTGTCAAACAACCAATTGTCAGGAAAAATCCCTACAAACAATCAACTACAAAGTTTCAATGCTTCTGCATATACATTGAACCATGGACTCTATGGGCCTCCTCTAACCGATTGGCATGAAAGTGGAACTTCACCAAATGGTTTTTTGGCTTCAACTCATGATCAAGAAGATGAAACATGGTTTAACTTGTCGTGGTTTTATAAAGGGATTGGGGTTGGATTCACTATTGGATTTTGTGGAGTCTGTATCAATTTTGTGATAATAAACTATTATTGGAGAAATTCTTACTTTATGTTCATGGCGTAA